The sequence below is a genomic window from Cryobacterium arcticum.
CGACGCCGCCGGGCGTGAGGTGGGCGGCCGCGCCGCGCACCACGGCCTCCACGAGGGCGTCGCCGACGAGGCCGCCGTCGCGGTACTCGTAGCTGGGCACGCCCTCCACCCGCGGGGTGATCACGAACGGCGGGTTGGAGATGATGTGGTCGAACCGCTCACCGGCCACGGGTTCGAACAGGCTGCCCAGCCGGAACTCGATGTTCTCGACCTGGTTCAACCGGGCGTTCAGGGCCGCGAGCTCGAGGGCCCGCTCGGAGATGTCGGTGGCCACGACGCGGGCGGCGTGCCGGGAGGCGTGCAGCGCCTGGATGCCGCATCCGGTGCCCAGGTCGAGCGCGCTGTCGACCGGGGCGGGGATCATCAGGGCGCTGAGGGTGAGCGAGGCGCCGCCCACGCCAAGCACGTGGTTCTCGCCGAGCGGATGCCCGAGGGCCAGTTCGCCCAGGTCGGAGGTGATCCACCAGCTGCCGGCCCCGTGCGCGTCGACGAAGCTGTACGGACGCAGGTCCACCAGAGGTTCCACCTGCCGGGGTCCGGTGTCCACGGGGGGATTCTCGGCGCTACCGCCGTGCGCGTGGTGCGCGCTGACGAGGCCGAGCCTTTCGGCTCCCGCCACACCGAGGGTGGGCAGGGCGGTGTTCAGCTCGTCTCGCTCCACGGGCAGGCCGAGCACGAAGAGCTGCGCGAGCACGATGTTGGGCTCGAGCACGACCAGGCTGCCGCGCAGGCGGGCGAGCGCCCGGAGAGCCGGCACCCGTTGGTTGCGGTGCAGCGCCGCATCGGCGTCGGTGCCCCACAGCCCGGTCAGAGCGGTCACCGAGAAGTTGGCGGCAGTGAGGTCGGCGCGGAGCTGGTCGATCAGGGGTGCAGTCACCCCTCCATTCAACTGCACGCCCGGCATGTGGCGAGACCCGCGGCCCGGCCCTCGACACGCAACCACACGCTGGTCGAGCCTGTCGAGTCCCCGCGACAATACGTCGGTCGAGCCTGTCGAGACCCCGCGAGCGTGTCTACGGACCTCCAGGCCGGGTCACCAGGTCTCGACAAGCTCGACCGACGACGGGGGCACGACCCGCAAACCAGGTCACCGGGTCTCGACAAGCTCGACCGACGACGGGGGCACGACCCGCAGACAAGGTCACCAGGTCTCGACAAGCTCGACCGACGACGGGGGCACGACCCGCAGACAAGGTCACCAGGTCTCGACACGCAACCACACGTTGGTCGAGCCTGTCGAGACCCCGCGAGCACACGTTGGTCGAGCCTGTCGAGACCCCGCGAGCACACGTTGGTCGAGCCTGTCGAGACCCCACGAGCGTGTCCACCGGCCTCCAGACCGGGTCACCGGGTCTCGACGAGCTCGACCAACGACGGGGGCACGACCCGCAGAACAGGTCACCAGGTCTCGACGAGCTCGACCGACGACGGGGGCACGACCCGCAGAACAGGTCACCAGGTCTCGACGCGCTCGACCCGCGAGACGGATCGCCTCACGGGTGACGGAGAGAGCGGCTAGAGCCAGCGCATGGTGAACGCGCGGGAGAGCAGCGCGTTCAGGGGTGGCAGCGCCAGGGCGCGTACCAGGGCGTTCCGCGCGCGCAGGCGCAGCCCGCTCACCGGCCGGCCCATGGCCATGTTGAACCCGGCCTGCCGCACGGCCATGCGGGCACTGCGGCGCCGCCGCCGGTCGTAGCCGGCCAGCGTCACCGCCGCCTCGATGGGCTGGGCCAGGGCGTGCTTGAGCGCCGGCGCGAGCGCCACGGCGTCGAGCCAGCCCAGGTTCATGCCCTGCCCGCCGATCGGGCTGATCTCGTGCGCCGCATCCCCGGCCAAGAGCACCCGCCCGTGCACCATGGTCGACGCGAGCCGCTGCCGCACCGAGAACGAGCTGGGCACGGACTCCGAGGGCGGCAGGCGCACGCCCGTGCGCTGCTCGATGAGCGCGGTCA
It includes:
- a CDS encoding DUF7059 domain-containing protein — encoded protein: MPGVQLNGGVTAPLIDQLRADLTAANFSVTALTGLWGTDADAALHRNQRVPALRALARLRGSLVVLEPNIVLAQLFVLGLPVERDELNTALPTLGVAGAERLGLVSAHHAHGGSAENPPVDTGPRQVEPLVDLRPYSFVDAHGAGSWWITSDLGELALGHPLGENHVLGVGGASLTLSALMIPAPVDSALDLGTGCGIQALHASRHAARVVATDISERALELAALNARLNQVENIEFRLGSLFEPVAGERFDHIISNPPFVITPRVEGVPSYEYRDGGLVGDALVEAVVRGAAAHLTPGGVAQLLGNWEYHDDADAFARLTGWIDAPYREDGAGDVASAPLDAWIIEREVQAPTGYAETWIRDGGTRPETADFDRLYGAWLDDFEARGVRQVGFGYMLLRRPATDAPARHSGHVRPRLLRLERLPEALGHNAAGIGSHLAECLAAHDWQAGLDDDSLSRSTLTVGADVTEERHFWPGQEDPTLMTLHQGGGFGRSVPLDTAQAALIGACDGELPVGAIIDAIAQLLDADATALRAELLPRVRALLDDGFLEPPAAGSGA